In Phreatobacter stygius, a genomic segment contains:
- a CDS encoding O-antigen ligase family protein → MIRNAILAAGVVLSSASQLRIPGVPVGAGEICLALWIGLSISRIFIWGRVAANQSLRRLGMFWMLFALALSIGAVVSFLTDREIDFSTVTHDATAYLLMAMLTCLATAEPDGDARLRQIAWLLIAFANAGLAFQVAVGWGMLGSGTLSPWYWDRFRGWSENPNQTALYCAVMGPVAIHLGMTADKAIGRIAGFAGAVMPLVVGRLTKSDTFLLAMLCSGALLVGLQVRTWMAASSRSLRYAAAIFIVLAAPLSAIALLPYAVAVADEVESFALSLTKDKGGDATMQTANLRLDVWQGALRRGLETGSLGLGPGPHLDRPNIPNMQSLPMPFEAHNTLLDLYIQGGLIAVVAFGWLIVGTLILVLRARLDALAAVIGVLALFGISHFIFRHPIFWFAIALCVAEGCARAPMVRARYGR, encoded by the coding sequence ATGATCCGCAACGCGATCCTGGCCGCCGGAGTGGTGCTGTCGTCGGCGTCGCAGCTGAGGATCCCCGGCGTGCCGGTCGGAGCTGGCGAGATTTGTCTGGCGTTGTGGATCGGCCTCTCGATCTCGCGCATCTTCATCTGGGGCCGCGTCGCGGCAAACCAATCGCTGCGCCGGCTGGGCATGTTCTGGATGCTCTTCGCGCTCGCCCTGAGCATTGGTGCGGTCGTCAGCTTTCTCACCGACAGGGAAATCGACTTCAGCACCGTGACGCATGATGCGACCGCCTATCTGCTCATGGCGATGCTGACCTGCCTCGCCACCGCCGAGCCGGATGGCGATGCGCGCCTGCGGCAGATTGCCTGGCTGCTGATCGCTTTCGCGAATGCGGGCCTGGCGTTCCAGGTTGCCGTGGGCTGGGGGATGCTCGGTTCGGGGACGCTGAGCCCCTGGTACTGGGATCGCTTCCGTGGCTGGTCGGAGAACCCGAACCAGACCGCGCTCTATTGCGCGGTGATGGGCCCCGTCGCCATCCACCTGGGAATGACCGCCGACAAGGCGATCGGCCGGATCGCCGGTTTCGCCGGCGCCGTCATGCCGCTCGTCGTCGGCCGCCTGACCAAGAGCGACACCTTCCTGCTGGCCATGCTGTGCTCCGGTGCGCTGCTGGTTGGCCTGCAGGTCCGCACCTGGATGGCGGCGTCATCGCGCAGCCTGCGTTACGCGGCAGCCATCTTCATCGTCCTGGCAGCACCTCTCTCAGCGATCGCGCTGCTGCCCTACGCGGTCGCCGTGGCCGACGAGGTCGAAAGCTTCGCCCTGAGCCTGACCAAGGACAAGGGCGGGGATGCGACCATGCAGACAGCCAATCTGCGATTGGATGTCTGGCAGGGCGCGCTGCGGAGGGGGCTGGAAACCGGCTCGCTCGGCCTTGGACCGGGCCCCCATCTCGATCGTCCGAACATACCGAACATGCAGTCCCTTCCGATGCCCTTCGAGGCGCATAACACGCTCCTCGACCTGTACATCCAAGGGGGGCTGATCGCGGTTGTCGCCTTCGGTTGGCTCATCGTCGGCACGCTCATCCTGGTCCTGCGTGCGCGGCTCGATGCATTGGCGGCGGTGATCGGCGTTCTCGCGCTGTTCGGCATCAGCCACTTCATCTTTCGCCATCCGATCTTCTGGTTCGCCATCGCCCTTTGTGTGGCCGAGGGATGCGCGCGAGCGCCGATGGTGCGTGCGCGTTACGGGAGGTGA
- a CDS encoding glycosyltransferase family 4 protein translates to MPPTVIRTNEDRAGIASYRDGWSCAGDGSTTSRREPAAARSGPALAPPGPFPAGPGACREAQQMLPHLLCVGGEDHALRIPFLGELRDRGFHVSAASSGDGTAFSSAGLAHRTYHFDRFDSRGADLAAIGQLARVIAEVKPDIVQSFDTKPNLLAPFAVRGAVPVVRTINGMGWVFSSNGLRARALRPAYCALQWGASHWTASTVFQNTEDKAYFERYRLLGNSRAHLIRSSGIDIDAFERVRARGPSPAALRQQLGLGDAPIVMTVSRLTREKGIPTLLEAVSLVRQVRPEARFLLVGPRQSEGPFAIDQAAIDRLAPQVVVLGARSDVPALLDMADLFVLPTEYREGIPRVLLEAGLAGLPIVATQMPGCNDVVTDAWNGYLVPPRDPRALAARILDLLHDRGGARAMGRRSVALVRREFRLGVVVEQYSDLYRQILGERFQPTQAEPSSRPALAGDGGAHRRPSGEPE, encoded by the coding sequence ATGCCCCCCACCGTCATTCGAACGAATGAGGACAGAGCCGGCATCGCTTCATACCGTGATGGCTGGTCATGCGCGGGCGATGGATCGACGACAAGCCGGCGAGAGCCGGCAGCCGCGCGATCCGGCCCGGCGCTCGCTCCCCCGGGGCCATTCCCGGCGGGGCCCGGTGCCTGTCGGGAGGCGCAACAAATGCTGCCGCATCTGCTCTGCGTGGGGGGAGAAGACCACGCGCTCAGAATTCCGTTTCTCGGCGAGTTGCGCGATCGCGGCTTCCACGTGTCAGCGGCGTCGAGCGGCGACGGGACTGCCTTTTCAAGTGCCGGCCTCGCCCACCGAACCTATCATTTCGACCGGTTCGACAGCCGCGGCGCCGATCTGGCGGCCATCGGCCAGCTCGCCCGTGTGATTGCCGAGGTCAAGCCGGATATCGTCCAGAGCTTCGACACCAAGCCGAACCTCCTGGCGCCGTTCGCGGTGCGCGGCGCCGTGCCGGTGGTGCGCACCATCAACGGAATGGGCTGGGTGTTCTCCTCGAATGGCCTGCGGGCGCGGGCTCTCAGGCCGGCCTATTGCGCGCTCCAATGGGGGGCATCCCACTGGACCGCGTCAACGGTCTTCCAGAACACGGAGGACAAGGCCTATTTCGAACGCTACCGCCTTCTCGGAAACAGTCGCGCTCATCTCATCCGCAGTTCGGGCATCGACATCGACGCCTTTGAGAGGGTGCGTGCCCGCGGCCCGTCACCGGCGGCGCTGCGCCAGCAACTTGGCCTCGGCGACGCCCCGATCGTCATGACAGTCAGCCGGTTGACGCGGGAGAAGGGGATTCCCACCCTGCTGGAGGCGGTTTCGCTGGTCAGGCAGGTGCGGCCCGAGGCCCGTTTCCTGCTCGTCGGCCCGCGGCAAAGCGAAGGCCCGTTCGCGATCGACCAGGCCGCCATCGATCGCCTGGCGCCTCAGGTCGTCGTGCTCGGCGCGCGGTCCGACGTGCCGGCTCTGCTCGACATGGCCGACCTGTTCGTCCTGCCGACGGAATATCGGGAGGGCATTCCGCGCGTCCTCCTGGAGGCCGGGCTTGCCGGGCTCCCCATCGTCGCGACGCAGATGCCCGGCTGCAACGACGTGGTGACCGACGCCTGGAACGGCTATCTCGTGCCGCCCCGCGACCCGCGCGCCCTGGCCGCGCGCATTCTCGACCTGCTGCACGACCGCGGTGGCGCCCGGGCGATGGGCCGCCGCTCGGTCGCACTGGTGCGGCGCGAGTTCAGGCTCGGCGTCGTCGTCGAGCAATATAGCGATCTCTACCGGCAGATTCTGGGCGAGCGCTTCCAGCCGACTCAGGCGGAGCCGTCATCCCGGCCGGCGCTGGCTGGCGATGGTGGGGCGCACCGTCGACCGAGCGGAGAACCGGAATGA
- a CDS encoding LuxR C-terminal-related transcriptional regulator, which produces MRTISTTLVEVNPIFREGVGKILDGTMFRVVASVAKADELKPTASSELRAMLVILGASDDIGVTEQNIRALRQRFTEARIVVLADRYNCDELVEVFRLSVNGYLAKSISGAALIKSLELVMLGENIFPSAILMRIIDMQAPVSDAGRDDDVLEDTPIEQSPCLLSAREAQISRCLISGQSNKVIARNFNITEATVKVHIKAVLRKIGVRNRTQAAVWAINHLAHPDIRLEINGEASNPTLPLLSSPDPANGNDGVAHRLDRRLFGI; this is translated from the coding sequence ATGCGTACAATTTCCACGACGCTTGTAGAAGTGAACCCGATATTTCGGGAGGGGGTTGGTAAAATACTAGATGGGACAATGTTCAGGGTCGTTGCGAGCGTCGCAAAGGCAGACGAGTTGAAGCCGACGGCGTCTTCCGAACTGCGGGCGATGCTTGTCATACTGGGCGCGTCCGACGATATTGGCGTGACCGAGCAAAACATCCGGGCCCTGCGCCAGCGGTTCACCGAAGCGCGCATTGTCGTGCTGGCCGACCGATACAATTGCGACGAGCTGGTCGAAGTGTTTCGGCTATCGGTGAACGGCTACCTGGCCAAATCGATCAGCGGTGCGGCGCTCATCAAGTCGCTGGAACTGGTCATGCTCGGTGAAAACATCTTCCCCTCGGCGATTCTCATGCGGATCATCGACATGCAGGCACCGGTGTCCGATGCCGGACGGGACGACGACGTCCTGGAGGACACGCCGATCGAGCAGTCGCCATGCCTGCTTTCGGCTCGCGAGGCGCAGATATCGCGATGCCTCATCAGCGGCCAGTCCAACAAGGTGATCGCCCGCAACTTCAACATCACCGAAGCCACGGTGAAGGTCCATATCAAGGCTGTCTTGCGCAAGATCGGGGTGCGAAACCGGACCCAGGCGGCGGTCTGGGCCATCAATCACCTCGCGCATCCCGATATCCGCCTGGAGATCAATGGCGAGGCGTCCAATCCGACCCTGCCGCTCCTGTCGTCGCCCGACCCGGCGAACGGGAATGACGGCGTCGCCCACAGGCTCGACCGGCGGCTGTTCGGTATCTGA
- a CDS encoding invasion associated locus B family protein, whose translation MTISLPFRRSRGLLPAAAALVMLATPAFAQTPRPDAAPRPPAAAAAVAAQAPSLPGGATSLQESHGDWVVGCAVQGNAKRCGLSQEQTNQQTRQRVLAMEMTPAGDRIEGLLLLPFGLVLDQGVVLQIDDLPQGQPLRFRTCLPSGCLVPVSFDARQAVALRAGTALKARVLPEGGQPSVLTISLKGLGPALDRTAALVR comes from the coding sequence ATGACAATTTCCCTGCCGTTCCGCAGGTCCCGCGGCCTTCTGCCGGCCGCGGCCGCGCTGGTGATGCTGGCGACGCCCGCCTTCGCGCAAACGCCCCGGCCCGACGCCGCGCCGCGGCCGCCGGCGGCTGCCGCCGCCGTAGCCGCCCAGGCGCCGTCATTGCCGGGCGGAGCAACGTCGCTCCAGGAGAGCCATGGCGACTGGGTCGTCGGCTGTGCCGTCCAGGGCAATGCCAAACGGTGCGGGCTCAGCCAGGAGCAGACCAATCAGCAGACGCGCCAGCGCGTCCTGGCCATGGAAATGACGCCGGCCGGCGATCGCATCGAAGGCTTGTTGCTGCTGCCTTTCGGGCTGGTGCTGGACCAGGGCGTGGTTCTGCAGATCGACGACCTGCCCCAGGGCCAGCCGCTGCGTTTTCGCACCTGCCTGCCTTCCGGCTGCCTGGTTCCGGTCAGTTTCGACGCGCGCCAGGCCGTGGCGCTCAGGGCCGGTACGGCCTTGAAGGCGCGGGTTCTGCCCGAAGGCGGCCAGCCGAGCGTGTTGACGATTTCACTGAAGGGCCTGGGCCCGGCACTGGATCGTACCGCCGCGCTCGTGCGATGA
- a CDS encoding ShlB/FhaC/HecB family hemolysin secretion/activation protein: protein MSLEMARVRTSRLSSARRLAVRTGGVLLAVAIGAGMSVPGFAQAPSPSQVTPRSLAPDIQRSPTGVVLPEVPAGQVPPGAAGVTLRVGAVVVEGGDPGLAPDTAAITATLRGRTVSIAAVYAAAAAIEQLYASRGYFLTRVVIPPQDARHGGTLRLRVVEGFVEAIDSSRLSSRVRGRVDTITAGLVGVRRLTLAVFERKLLLAGDTPGLALRSRLEPGSATGAVKLVLDGEHRPLGADLSIDNSLPKSLGTTSATLSAAFQSAAGMGELAYITASGSPSNGWLASEGPRRLVAAGIILPLGADGLTFNAEATLSDTHPRNGPGVLQTESTLRRLAFRLAYPLIRSRTTSLTLRAALEVTDEQQRAPLFDIALYDDRLRPIRIGADLVHVVASTGTSLGLGFDFSQGFHWLGSRGRADATLDRPISRALGNDVFSKLEFRARLTQALAWNFALELSGRAQYALTGPLLNSERFTLGGPRSLSALDSGLLAGDSGWLIRAELQYSALIPPGPAGQGAMVPYLFVARGQAVNLRPTIVERRTVGATNVGAGVRATVVPNGQPLAPRAIDLGLEGARQIGDGPGHDGWRVNANASVKF, encoded by the coding sequence ATGTCTTTGGAAATGGCGCGCGTACGAACGTCCAGGCTTTCATCGGCACGGCGGCTGGCGGTGCGCACGGGTGGTGTGCTCCTCGCCGTCGCGATCGGGGCTGGAATGTCCGTGCCCGGCTTCGCGCAAGCGCCGTCGCCGAGCCAGGTCACGCCGCGCAGCCTTGCGCCCGATATCCAGCGCAGCCCCACCGGCGTGGTGTTGCCGGAGGTGCCGGCCGGCCAGGTGCCGCCGGGCGCCGCCGGCGTGACGCTACGGGTCGGCGCCGTCGTCGTCGAAGGCGGCGATCCGGGCCTTGCGCCCGACACCGCCGCCATCACGGCGACGCTCCGGGGGCGTACGGTCTCGATCGCCGCGGTCTATGCCGCGGCAGCGGCGATCGAGCAGCTCTATGCCAGCCGCGGCTACTTCCTGACCCGGGTGGTCATTCCGCCCCAGGACGCGCGCCATGGCGGCACGCTGCGCCTCAGGGTGGTGGAAGGTTTTGTCGAGGCGATCGACAGCTCCCGGCTGTCCTCGCGCGTCCGTGGCCGGGTCGACACGATCACCGCCGGGCTCGTCGGCGTGCGCCGCCTGACGCTTGCCGTCTTCGAGCGCAAGCTGCTGCTCGCCGGCGACACGCCGGGCCTGGCGCTGCGCTCGCGGCTCGAACCGGGTTCGGCCACCGGCGCGGTGAAGCTGGTTCTGGATGGCGAGCACCGGCCGCTCGGGGCCGATCTGAGCATCGACAATTCGCTGCCGAAGTCGCTCGGAACGACATCGGCGACGCTGTCCGCCGCCTTTCAGTCCGCCGCCGGCATGGGCGAACTCGCCTATATCACCGCTTCGGGGTCGCCATCGAACGGCTGGCTCGCGTCCGAAGGGCCACGGCGCCTGGTGGCGGCCGGCATCATCCTGCCGCTTGGCGCGGATGGCCTGACGTTCAACGCCGAGGCGACCCTGTCCGATACCCATCCGCGCAACGGCCCCGGTGTGCTTCAAACCGAAAGCACGCTGCGCCGCCTGGCTTTTCGGCTGGCCTATCCGCTGATCCGCAGCCGCACGACGAGCCTGACCCTGCGCGCCGCCCTGGAGGTGACCGACGAGCAGCAGCGCGCGCCGCTGTTCGACATCGCGCTCTATGACGATCGTCTGCGCCCGATCCGCATCGGCGCCGATCTCGTCCATGTCGTCGCGTCGACCGGAACCAGCCTCGGCCTCGGCTTCGATTTCTCGCAAGGGTTCCACTGGCTCGGCAGCCGCGGCCGCGCCGATGCGACGCTTGACCGGCCGATCTCCCGCGCGCTTGGCAACGACGTCTTCAGCAAGCTGGAATTCCGCGCCAGGCTGACCCAGGCGCTGGCCTGGAATTTCGCGCTGGAGCTCAGCGGCCGCGCGCAATATGCGCTGACCGGGCCGCTGCTCAACAGCGAGCGGTTCACGCTCGGCGGGCCGCGCAGTCTCAGCGCTTTGGATTCCGGCCTGCTTGCCGGCGACAGCGGCTGGCTCATCCGGGCCGAATTGCAATATTCCGCCTTGATCCCGCCCGGACCGGCCGGGCAGGGCGCCATGGTGCCCTATCTGTTCGTCGCGCGCGGCCAGGCGGTCAACCTCAGGCCGACGATCGTCGAACGCCGAACCGTCGGCGCCACCAATGTCGGCGCCGGCGTGCGCGCCACGGTGGTGCCGAACGGCCAGCCCCTGGCCCCGCGCGCGATCGATCTCGGGCTCGAGGGCGCGCGCCAGATCGGCGACGGCCCCGGCCATGACGGCTGGCGGGTCAACGCCAATGCATCCGTGAAGTTTTGA